The following are from one region of the Mesorhizobium sp. B4-1-4 genome:
- a CDS encoding AI-2E family transporter: protein MKTESAASGAGTAASDDPRVEARADTHLMRLLLVGIFTFMTVYALYFARAFFMPVILAFLLALTLTPIVRLLRKHGIPEVASATLLVLLSICVFASAGYLLASPIIDLINNTSSIGQQLTERLAQLRRPFEKVMQISHQIEQLTETSQEPDIQKVAVAQSGILSSAASNILSAGTSLTIIFVLSLFLLASGTMFYEKIIQSFASLTEKKRALRVVYDVEREISHYLLTVTMINAGLGTVIGLGLWALGMPNPLVWGVAAALLNFLPYVGALLTIVLVAVMALISFDSISYALLAPAFVLLCDIVEGQFVTPMVVGRRLEINAVAIFIAIAFWSWLWGFVGALMAVPLLVVIKVFCDHFEGLGHVGNFLAAQQTAVVEDEPVEEDSKAAA, encoded by the coding sequence ATGAAGACCGAGTCCGCCGCTTCGGGCGCAGGCACAGCCGCATCGGACGATCCGCGCGTCGAGGCCCGCGCCGACACGCATCTGATGCGATTGCTGCTTGTCGGCATCTTCACGTTCATGACCGTCTATGCGCTCTATTTCGCCCGCGCCTTCTTCATGCCCGTCATTCTGGCCTTCCTGCTGGCGCTGACACTGACGCCGATCGTCCGGCTTTTGCGCAAGCACGGCATTCCCGAGGTGGCCTCGGCGACCCTTCTGGTGCTGCTCTCGATCTGCGTCTTCGCCAGCGCCGGTTACCTGCTCGCCAGCCCGATCATCGACCTTATCAACAACACCTCGTCCATCGGCCAGCAACTCACCGAACGGCTGGCGCAGTTGCGCCGTCCATTCGAAAAAGTCATGCAGATCTCGCATCAGATCGAGCAATTGACCGAGACTTCCCAGGAACCCGACATACAGAAGGTCGCGGTCGCCCAGTCCGGCATTCTGTCGTCCGCCGCCAGCAACATCCTGTCGGCGGGAACCAGCCTCACCATCATCTTCGTGCTGTCGTTGTTCCTGCTCGCCTCGGGGACGATGTTTTACGAGAAGATCATCCAGTCGTTCGCCAGCCTCACCGAGAAGAAGCGGGCGCTGCGCGTCGTCTATGACGTCGAGCGCGAAATCTCGCACTATCTGCTCACCGTCACCATGATCAACGCGGGTCTCGGCACCGTCATCGGCCTTGGCCTGTGGGCACTCGGCATGCCCAACCCGCTGGTCTGGGGCGTCGCGGCGGCGCTGCTCAACTTCCTGCCCTATGTCGGCGCGCTGCTGACCATCGTGCTGGTCGCGGTGATGGCGCTGATCAGCTTCGACAGCATTTCCTACGCGCTTCTGGCACCGGCCTTCGTGCTGCTCTGCGACATCGTCGAAGGCCAGTTCGTGACGCCGATGGTGGTCGGTCGGCGCCTGGAGATCAACGCGGTGGCGATCTTCATCGCGATCGCCTTCTGGTCGTGGCTGTGGGGCTTCGTTGGCGCCCTGATGGCTGTACCGCTGCTGGTGGTCATCAAGGTGTTCTGCGATCATTTCGAGGGGCTCGGTCATGTCGGCAATTTTCTCGCCGCGCAACAGACCGCCGTGGTGGAGGACGAACCCGTCGAGGAGGACAGCAAGGCCGCCGCATGA
- a CDS encoding LLM class flavin-dependent oxidoreductase → MTELSVLDLSPIVEGSDASHSLANSLDLARHAERLGYKRYWLAEHHNMPGIASAATAVVIAHVAGGTRTIRVGAGGIMLPNHAPLVIAEQFGTLAALFPGRIDLGLGRAPGTDMNTARALRRNLEAGVDNFPQDVVELMGYFLPAEEGQRLRAVPGEGQNVPIWILGSSLYGAQLAAMLGLPYAFASHFAPAELDHALDIYRSRFQPSDQLDKPHVMLGLNVFAAPTDAEARLLFTSLQQAFVNLRTGRPGRLPPPVENYDRDLDPMAKTMLGQALSCAVVGSPETVRQGIDAFVRRTGADELMVTAQIFDHAARLRSFEILAEAHKSLAEAA, encoded by the coding sequence ATGACCGAACTGTCCGTTCTCGACCTGTCTCCGATCGTCGAAGGCAGCGATGCCTCGCACTCGCTGGCCAACTCGCTCGATCTCGCCCGCCATGCCGAGCGGCTGGGCTACAAGCGCTACTGGCTGGCGGAACATCACAACATGCCGGGCATCGCCAGTGCCGCCACCGCCGTGGTCATCGCCCATGTCGCCGGCGGCACCCGCACCATCCGCGTCGGCGCCGGCGGCATCATGCTGCCCAACCATGCGCCGCTGGTCATCGCCGAGCAGTTCGGCACGCTGGCCGCCTTGTTTCCCGGCCGTATCGATCTCGGTCTCGGCCGGGCACCCGGCACCGACATGAATACGGCGCGCGCCTTGCGCCGTAACCTCGAGGCCGGCGTCGACAATTTCCCGCAGGATGTCGTCGAGCTTATGGGCTATTTCCTGCCGGCCGAGGAAGGCCAGCGCCTCAGGGCCGTGCCTGGCGAAGGCCAGAACGTGCCGATCTGGATTCTTGGATCGAGTCTCTACGGCGCGCAACTCGCCGCCATGCTCGGCCTGCCCTACGCCTTCGCTTCGCATTTCGCGCCGGCGGAGCTCGATCACGCACTGGACATCTACCGTTCGCGCTTCCAGCCGTCGGACCAGCTCGACAAGCCGCATGTCATGCTCGGCCTCAATGTCTTTGCAGCACCCACCGACGCCGAGGCACGATTGCTGTTCACCTCGCTGCAGCAGGCCTTCGTCAATCTGCGCACCGGCCGGCCGGGAAGATTGCCGCCGCCGGTCGAGAACTATGACCGCGATCTCGACCCGATGGCCAAGACCATGCTCGGCCAGGCGCTGTCCTGCGCCGTCGTCGGCTCTCCCGAAACGGTCCGGCAAGGCATCGATGCGTTCGTGCGTCGCACCGGCGCCGACGAACTGATGGTCACCGCACAGATCTTCGATCATGCCGCCCGCCTGCGGTCGTTCGAAATCCTGGCCGAGGCCCACAAATCTCTGGCGGAAGCAGCCTAA
- a CDS encoding LLM class flavin-dependent oxidoreductase yields the protein MELGLYTFADVSPQPGPGAIGPHERLRNLIEEVELADQVGLDVFGLGEHHRPDYAASAPVVALAAAAEHSKRIKLTSAVTVLSSDDPVRVFQQFATLDLLSGGRAEIMAGRGSFIESFPLFGYNLEDYDELFAEKLDLLLAIRDQVKVTWSGNLRAPINDRGVYPRPFQDKLPVWIAIGGTPQSAARAGALGLPLALAIIGGEPARFAPLFDLYREAARRAGSDPAGLATSINVHGFIADTTEQAADDFYGPQAEVMNRIGRERGWGPTSRAHFDQSRGANGALFVGNPEQVAEKIVAQHKIFNNERFLLQMAIGTMPHAKIMKAIELYGTRVAPIVRKETAKSTPAVASPVA from the coding sequence ATGGAACTCGGTCTCTACACTTTTGCCGACGTCAGTCCGCAGCCCGGCCCGGGCGCCATCGGACCACATGAGCGCTTGCGCAATCTGATCGAGGAGGTCGAACTGGCCGACCAGGTCGGTCTCGACGTGTTTGGTCTTGGCGAGCATCACCGGCCTGACTACGCCGCGTCCGCGCCGGTCGTCGCCCTGGCGGCGGCAGCCGAGCACTCCAAACGCATCAAGCTCACCAGCGCGGTCACGGTGCTGTCTTCCGATGATCCGGTGCGCGTCTTTCAGCAATTTGCCACGCTCGATCTTCTCTCGGGCGGCCGCGCCGAGATCATGGCCGGGCGCGGTTCCTTCATCGAATCCTTCCCGCTGTTCGGCTACAATCTGGAGGATTATGACGAGCTCTTCGCCGAAAAGCTCGATCTGCTGCTTGCCATCCGCGATCAGGTGAAGGTCACCTGGTCCGGCAATCTGCGCGCGCCGATCAACGATCGCGGCGTCTACCCACGGCCCTTTCAGGACAAATTGCCCGTGTGGATCGCCATCGGCGGCACGCCGCAGTCCGCCGCCCGCGCGGGCGCGCTCGGCCTGCCCCTGGCGCTCGCCATCATCGGTGGCGAGCCGGCGCGGTTCGCGCCGCTGTTCGACCTCTACCGTGAGGCTGCCAGGCGTGCCGGCAGTGATCCGGCGGGCCTTGCCACCAGCATCAACGTGCATGGCTTCATCGCGGACACGACCGAGCAGGCGGCCGATGATTTTTACGGCCCGCAGGCCGAAGTCATGAACCGCATCGGCCGCGAGCGCGGCTGGGGCCCGACATCGCGGGCGCATTTCGACCAGTCGCGCGGTGCCAACGGCGCGCTCTTCGTCGGCAATCCCGAGCAGGTAGCCGAGAAGATCGTCGCCCAGCACAAGATCTTCAACAATGAGCGCTTCCTGTTGCAGATGGCTATCGGCACCATGCCGCATGCCAAGATCATGAAGGCGATCGAGCTCTACGGCACCAGGGTGGCGCCAATCGTGCGCAAGGAGACGGCGAAATCAACGCCGGCGGTGGCGTCGCCCGTCGCCTGA
- a CDS encoding class I SAM-dependent methyltransferase — translation MLEADKVFSGSIPENYDRYMVPLIFEPFATDLARRAGALSPSAVLEVAAGTGVVTRALAPKLPPGASYVVTDLNQPMLDYAASRQAPDGRIQWRQADALALPFENAAFDLVCCQFGAMFFPNRLSAYREAKRVLEPGGHFLFNVWDRIEENVFADDVTNALARIFPDDPPRFLARTPHGYHDKALIRSELEDAGFSQVVIETRAEQSRASSPRVPAVAYCQGTVLRTEIEARDPGKLDAATDYAASAIADRHGSGEVAAKIQAHIVMAVV, via the coding sequence ATGCTCGAAGCCGACAAGGTTTTTTCCGGCTCGATTCCGGAAAACTACGACCGATACATGGTGCCGTTGATTTTCGAGCCGTTTGCCACGGATCTTGCACGACGAGCGGGGGCCTTGTCGCCCAGCGCCGTTTTGGAAGTCGCGGCGGGCACCGGGGTCGTCACTCGCGCATTGGCGCCAAAGCTGCCCCCTGGCGCCAGCTATGTCGTGACGGACCTCAACCAGCCGATGCTCGACTATGCCGCTTCGCGACAGGCTCCCGACGGCCGTATCCAATGGCGCCAGGCCGATGCGCTGGCGCTGCCGTTTGAAAATGCGGCTTTCGATCTCGTTTGTTGCCAGTTTGGGGCGATGTTCTTTCCCAACCGCCTGTCCGCCTATCGTGAGGCGAAGCGGGTCCTCGAGCCCGGTGGACATTTTCTGTTCAACGTCTGGGATCGCATCGAGGAGAATGTGTTTGCCGATGATGTGACCAATGCGCTGGCAAGGATTTTTCCGGACGATCCGCCGCGCTTTCTGGCACGCACGCCACACGGCTATCACGATAAGGCATTGATCCGCAGTGAGCTGGAGGACGCCGGTTTCTCCCAAGTGGTGATCGAGACGAGAGCCGAACAAAGCCGCGCATCCTCGCCGCGCGTTCCGGCTGTTGCCTATTGCCAGGGAACTGTTCTTCGCACCGAAATCGAGGCCAGGGATCCGGGGAAACTGGACGCTGCAACAGATTATGCCGCATCCGCGATTGCCGACAGGCATGGCAGCGGCGAGGTCGCCGCCAAAATCCAGGCACACATCGTCATGGCTGTGGTTTAG
- a CDS encoding cation diffusion facilitator family transporter — translation MAGHGGSKTVIYAALAGNLAIALTKFGAALFTGSSAMLSEGVHSLVDTGNGSLLLYGMHRAARPADRTHPLGHGRELYFWSFIVALLVFALGAGVSLYEGITHIMAPEPAANVKVNYIVLGLSFLFEGSSWLVALREFRRQKGGEGWLEAAQSSKDPSVYTVLFEDSAALLGLTVAFAGILAAELLEMPELDGAASIGIAFILGATAIFLARESKGLLIGEPASPEVQRRVLEIVQQDQAVQRANGVLTVHMGPEEIVAGLSIEFEDHLTAPEIEACVERIEARLKKEMPEITRLFVKPQTTGTWEQRRQVIEAASD, via the coding sequence ATGGCCGGGCACGGCGGCTCAAAAACGGTCATCTATGCAGCGCTCGCCGGCAATCTGGCCATCGCGCTGACCAAATTCGGCGCCGCCTTGTTCACCGGCAGTTCGGCGATGCTATCGGAAGGCGTGCATTCGCTGGTCGATACCGGCAATGGCAGCCTTCTGCTCTACGGCATGCACCGTGCCGCGCGCCCGGCCGACCGCACGCATCCGCTCGGACATGGCCGCGAACTCTATTTCTGGAGCTTCATCGTCGCTCTTCTGGTCTTCGCGCTGGGCGCCGGCGTTTCGCTCTACGAGGGCATCACCCACATCATGGCGCCCGAGCCTGCCGCCAACGTCAAGGTGAACTATATCGTTCTCGGCCTGTCCTTCCTGTTCGAGGGTAGCTCCTGGCTGGTGGCGCTGAGGGAATTCCGCCGGCAGAAGGGCGGAGAAGGCTGGCTGGAGGCCGCGCAATCGAGCAAGGATCCGAGCGTCTATACCGTTCTGTTCGAGGACAGCGCTGCCCTTCTCGGCCTGACCGTCGCCTTTGCCGGCATATTGGCGGCGGAGCTGCTGGAGATGCCGGAACTCGACGGCGCGGCTTCGATCGGCATCGCGTTTATCCTCGGCGCGACGGCGATTTTCCTGGCCCGGGAAAGCAAGGGGCTGCTCATCGGCGAGCCGGCTTCACCCGAAGTGCAGAGACGCGTGCTGGAGATCGTCCAGCAGGACCAGGCGGTGCAACGGGCGAACGGCGTCCTGACCGTCCACATGGGGCCGGAAGAGATCGTTGCCGGCCTCAGCATCGAGTTCGAGGACCATCTGACCGCACCCGAGATCGAAGCCTGTGTCGAACGCATCGAGGCGCGGCTGAAGAAGGAGATGCCGGAGATCACGCGGTTGTTCGTCAAACCGCAGACCACCGGCACTTGGGAGCAGCGGCGCCAGGTGATCGAGGCGGCGTCCGACTAA
- a CDS encoding inositol monophosphatase family protein: MQFAIELARRAGELGLKYFRDLESLTIESKGHQDLVSQADREVELFIRAAIAADYPQDGIVGEEHAPVAGATGYVWVIDPIDGTANFVRGIPAWCVVIACARDGETVAGVIHEPSTGETFHGSLGGGAFVNGRPIKASAATSLEEGSVGTGFSNRAEAENIAVLIKKILAEGGVFFRNASGALMLAYVASGRLLGYVEEHMNAWDCLAGMLLIEEAGGTALKADPKTVLRSGTKIITGGKDVFSKLQALCSDTWP, translated from the coding sequence ATGCAATTCGCCATCGAGTTGGCGCGTCGTGCGGGCGAACTCGGACTGAAATACTTCCGCGATCTGGAAAGCCTGACCATCGAGAGCAAGGGCCATCAGGACCTGGTCTCGCAAGCCGACCGCGAGGTCGAGCTATTCATCCGCGCCGCCATTGCCGCCGACTATCCGCAAGACGGCATCGTCGGCGAGGAGCATGCCCCGGTCGCCGGCGCGACAGGCTACGTCTGGGTGATCGACCCCATCGACGGTACCGCCAATTTCGTGCGCGGCATTCCGGCCTGGTGCGTGGTGATCGCCTGCGCCCGGGACGGAGAGACGGTTGCCGGCGTCATCCACGAGCCTTCGACCGGCGAGACGTTTCACGGAAGCCTCGGCGGCGGCGCCTTCGTCAACGGCAGGCCGATCAAGGCCAGTGCGGCCACTAGCCTCGAAGAGGGGTCGGTGGGGACCGGATTCTCGAATCGGGCCGAGGCCGAGAACATCGCCGTGCTGATCAAGAAGATCCTCGCCGAAGGCGGCGTCTTCTTCCGCAATGCGTCCGGCGCCCTGATGCTTGCTTATGTGGCGTCGGGCCGGCTGCTTGGCTATGTGGAAGAACACATGAATGCCTGGGACTGTCTGGCCGGCATGCTGTTGATCGAGGAGGCCGGCGGCACGGCTCTGAAGGCGGATCCGAAGACGGTGCTGCGGAGCGGAACAAAGATCATCACGGGCGGCAAGGACGTCTTTTCGAAGTTGCAGGCGCTTTGTTCCGATACCTGGCCCTGA
- a CDS encoding LacI family DNA-binding transcriptional regulator: MLHVAEAARVSVATVSALINGTATVSPELSQRIEQAIRDIGYKRNAIARSLKMGTTRTIGLTVPHITNPFFTDVVSVIQQAFDRAGYAVMLCCTDEDLNTQDDQIRLLLDRMVDGLIVARVGDGAILKGIVDDAKVPVVLLDRICEGVDTDTVVLDNQRAVFDAITYLINLGHRRIGYITGTSDISPMHDRMTGYREALQAAGLPVAEELVRSGNFHEIDGYNATMQLLSLHDRPSAIFSANNPMVIGTMKAIRDIGLSCPEDISVACFDDFPWSDVFQPQLTTVAQPVQAIGEQAANLLLDRLAGNRDAPPRKLVLKGRLMIRNSCRPLGAVVQSVSA; the protein is encoded by the coding sequence ATGCTGCATGTGGCGGAAGCCGCGCGTGTCTCGGTCGCCACCGTTTCGGCACTGATCAACGGCACGGCGACCGTCAGCCCGGAGCTCAGCCAGCGCATCGAACAGGCGATCCGCGATATCGGCTACAAGCGCAATGCGATCGCCCGCAGCCTCAAGATGGGCACGACGCGCACTATCGGGCTGACCGTGCCGCACATCACCAACCCGTTCTTCACCGATGTCGTCTCGGTCATCCAGCAGGCCTTCGACCGCGCCGGCTATGCGGTCATGCTGTGCTGCACCGACGAGGATTTGAACACCCAGGACGACCAGATCAGACTGTTGCTCGACCGCATGGTCGACGGGCTGATCGTGGCGCGTGTCGGCGACGGCGCGATCCTCAAGGGGATCGTCGACGACGCCAAGGTGCCGGTGGTGCTTCTGGACCGCATCTGCGAGGGCGTCGACACCGATACGGTAGTGCTCGACAACCAGCGTGCCGTGTTCGATGCCATCACCTATCTGATCAATCTCGGTCACCGGCGCATCGGCTACATCACCGGCACCTCGGACATTTCGCCCATGCATGACCGCATGACGGGATACCGTGAGGCGCTCCAAGCCGCCGGACTGCCTGTGGCCGAAGAGCTGGTCCGCTCCGGCAATTTCCACGAGATCGACGGCTATAACGCGACCATGCAGCTGCTTTCGCTGCACGACCGGCCAAGCGCGATCTTCTCGGCCAACAACCCGATGGTGATCGGTACCATGAAGGCGATCCGCGACATCGGCCTCTCCTGCCCCGAGGACATTTCGGTTGCCTGCTTCGATGATTTTCCCTGGTCCGACGTGTTCCAGCCGCAGCTGACCACGGTGGCGCAACCCGTGCAGGCGATCGGCGAACAGGCGGCCAATCTGCTGCTCGACCGTCTCGCCGGCAACCGTGACGCGCCACCGCGCAAACTGGTGCTCAAGGGCCGGTTGATGATCCGCAATTCGTGCCGGCCGCTGGGGGCGGTTGTGCAGAGCGTGAGTGCCTGA
- a CDS encoding DUF6481 family protein, translating into MAIYREKDIFERRNAANEAKKALLERFKSKPAADDPAVLARQAERKAILAAREIREAEKARLKQEKLAREAAEKAEREAAAETARIAAEEAAAAEAKIREAEETERIARLLADEAERKAKRDARYAARKARNGRAPPGFTGR; encoded by the coding sequence TTGGCTATCTACAGGGAAAAAGACATTTTCGAGCGGCGCAATGCCGCGAACGAGGCAAAGAAGGCGCTTCTGGAGCGCTTTAAGTCAAAGCCGGCAGCAGACGATCCCGCAGTGCTGGCGCGACAGGCCGAACGCAAGGCGATCCTTGCGGCCCGTGAAATACGCGAGGCCGAGAAGGCCCGGTTGAAGCAGGAAAAGCTGGCGCGCGAAGCGGCCGAGAAGGCTGAACGCGAGGCCGCCGCCGAAACGGCGCGCATCGCCGCCGAGGAAGCCGCCGCGGCTGAAGCGAAGATCCGCGAAGCCGAGGAGACCGAGCGCATCGCCCGACTGCTCGCCGACGAGGCCGAACGCAAGGCCAAGCGCGACGCGCGTTACGCGGCGCGCAAGGCGCGCAACGGCAGGGCCCCGCCCGGCTTTACCGGCCGCTAA
- the sugE gene encoding quaternary ammonium compound efflux SMR transporter SugE, translating to MSWTFLFFAGLFEIGWAIGLKYTDGFTRLVPTVLTVASMIVSLTLLGLALKALPVGTAYAVWTGIGTVGTALLGIWLLGEPATAIRLACIALIVCGIMGLKFAA from the coding sequence ATGTCCTGGACTTTTCTGTTTTTCGCCGGCCTGTTCGAAATCGGTTGGGCGATCGGCCTCAAATACACCGACGGCTTCACAAGGCTCGTTCCGACCGTGCTCACGGTCGCGTCGATGATCGTCAGCCTCACCCTGCTCGGCCTGGCGTTGAAGGCGCTGCCCGTCGGCACCGCCTATGCGGTGTGGACCGGCATCGGCACCGTCGGCACGGCGCTGCTCGGCATCTGGCTGCTCGGCGAGCCGGCCACCGCGATCCGGCTCGCCTGCATCGCGCTGATCGTCTGCGGCATCATGGGGCTGAAATTCGCGGCCTGA
- a CDS encoding GFA family protein, with protein MRIDGGCHCGAITYEAEVDPEKTSICHCTDCQQLTGTAFRVTVPAPEDHYRITRGTPRIYIKTGASGAKRAQAFCGDCGSHLYATSVGDGPKVYGIRVGTARQREDLVPTQQIWHRSALRWLPEFKVTTIAEER; from the coding sequence ATGAGGATCGACGGCGGGTGCCATTGCGGCGCCATCACCTATGAAGCGGAGGTCGACCCGGAGAAGACCTCGATCTGTCACTGCACGGACTGCCAGCAACTGACCGGGACCGCCTTTCGTGTCACCGTTCCCGCGCCCGAGGATCACTACCGGATCACTCGGGGCACGCCAAGAATCTATATCAAGACCGGAGCAAGTGGCGCCAAGCGCGCCCAGGCGTTTTGCGGCGACTGCGGTTCGCATCTTTACGCGACGTCGGTCGGCGACGGTCCGAAGGTGTACGGGATTAGAGTGGGAACCGCGCGGCAACGCGAGGATCTCGTCCCGACACAACAGATATGGCATCGCTCGGCCCTGCGGTGGCTGCCGGAATTCAAGGTGACCACGATCGCGGAAGAGCGGTAG
- a CDS encoding arylamine N-acetyltransferase family protein, translated as MSDVPFDLDAYFARIGHAGSRDVSLDTLKTLHLLHPQAIPFENIDPFLGRPVRLDLAALQDKIVVGGRGGYCFEHNLLFMHALKALGFEVGGLAARVLWGQDEDAITARGHMLLRVQLAGKTYIADVGFGGLTLTAPLLLDPGTEQKTPHETFRIVEADDHFRLQAAIGGDWRSLYRFDLQPQYEVDYSVTNYFLSTNPASHFLTSVMAARAAPDRRFALRGAKLSIHHIDGRSEQKDVATAAELADTLEDQLGIIIPDREAFEARVRKKKIVEITA; from the coding sequence ATGAGTGATGTTCCCTTCGACCTCGACGCCTATTTCGCACGCATCGGCCATGCCGGGTCCAGGGATGTTTCGCTGGACACGCTGAAGACGCTTCATCTCCTCCACCCGCAGGCAATCCCCTTCGAGAACATCGATCCGTTTCTTGGCCGCCCGGTCCGTCTGGATCTTGCAGCGCTGCAGGACAAGATCGTCGTTGGCGGGCGCGGCGGCTATTGTTTCGAGCACAATCTCCTCTTCATGCATGCCCTGAAGGCGCTGGGTTTCGAGGTCGGCGGGCTAGCCGCGCGCGTGCTCTGGGGTCAGGACGAGGACGCCATCACGGCGCGCGGCCATATGCTTTTGCGGGTCCAGCTTGCTGGCAAGACCTACATCGCCGATGTCGGCTTCGGTGGCCTGACCCTGACGGCCCCCCTGCTGCTGGATCCCGGCACGGAACAGAAAACCCCGCATGAGACGTTCCGCATCGTCGAAGCGGACGATCATTTCCGATTGCAGGCCGCCATCGGCGGCGACTGGCGCTCGCTCTACCGCTTCGATCTGCAGCCGCAATACGAGGTCGACTATTCCGTCACCAATTACTTCCTGTCGACCAATCCGGCATCGCATTTCCTCACCTCCGTCATGGCGGCGCGCGCCGCGCCCGACCGGCGTTTCGCGTTGCGCGGTGCCAAGCTGTCGATCCATCACATTGACGGCCGCAGCGAGCAGAAGGACGTAGCCACCGCCGCCGAACTCGCCGACACGCTGGAAGACCAGCTCGGCATCATCATTCCCGACCGCGAGGCCTTCGAGGCCAGGGTGCGTAAGAAGAAGATCGTGGAGATCACTGCATGA